The DNA region atttggctttttaaaagagttaactttaactttgttagtttgaggggtatatttgagctaaaaacaaaccttaagggtatttttagaccaaaaggtggaaggagggtatttatgagcctttttcaattggttaggggtatttttggaccttttccgtagaATAAATAGTCATTACATCTAAAAAAAATATAAGCTAATTTCTAATTTCACACAAAATATTGTGGTGACTCTCgtaatccaaatgacattacttttttttcatttgagggagtaaattatttttcaatacaatcaaacctctctataacatcaTTCACATATAATAGCACTTTTTTTTATAACAGTTAAGTTTTTTCGAAACtattttttttgttatattttacttcaatttaacaacattttacctataacaacaacaacaaccaactttataaccgcactttctttgtaaaattaccttttTCCCATATtacaactatcttcttttttttggtaaaataatactccctccgtcccaatatGATTTGtattactttcttttttagtctgtcctCAAAAGAGTGACTCTTTTTATATTTACTAAGTTTGATAATTTGAATAACCTACCttgcatgtttaagaccacaaaatttaAAGAATTAcatatatctttaatttaagttcacaaaatttaaaagtttctctttatttcttaaattccgtaCACACTTACATTGAGACGAAGGGGTAAATTTAAACAAATAACCATTACAACTAAAGCataaattttataaatataaaatttgggTTAAAATGTACATTGTATAGTAAAAAGCAAGAAGAAATATTAAAACTATAAACTAATTTCATATAAAATATTGTGTTGACTCATTTTTAATTTGAGGGAGTAAATTATATTTTAATAGTAACATAAAGGTTCTTTGATGCCCTCAAATCTCAAATATACAGAATTtaaaaagaataaaaaggaaaTGGGAACGGTATCACTCTAATACCTGCCCTTTCTAAACCCTAATTTTATGATAATATCACTCTTTTACCTGccctctcttctttttcctataatTCATTCTTTCCGTCTTCTTCTTAATTGCAGCGTTTTCCTTATCTACGGGAGCTGAATCTCACGGGGTCTGAACACCTGATGCGAACACCAGATTTCAAGGGGATGCCAAATTTGGAGTATTTGGATCTGTCAGATTGTACTAATCTTGAAGAGGTTGATGAATCCCTGGGGTATTGCAGCAAGCTCATTAAGTGCGATTTGTGGGATTGCTCAAGCCTTAAGAGGTTTCCATGTGTTAACTTGGAATCTCTTAAATATCTGGGTCTACGGCTGTGCTCTAGTTTAGAGGAATTTCCAGAGGTCAAGGGAAGAAGTAAGCTGGGGTTAAAGATTAAGATCGAGGGATCTGGAGGCTGGTTACAGATAAGGGGGTTACTGATTAAGATCGATGGATCTGGGATAAGGGAAATACCATCATCTTTTTTTCAGTTTGGAGCTCATTTTACCAAGCTATATTTGAACTTTCTGGAACACCTTGTAGCTCTTCCAAGCAGCATTGGCACGCTGAAAAGCTTGGTGAAGCTAGATGTGTCGGATTGCTCAAGACTTGAGATCTTGCCAGAAGAGATAGAATATTTAGAAAACTTGGAGAAGCTTGATGCCCATAATACTCTGATTTCACGACCTCCGTCTTCCATCATCCACTTGAACAAGCTTAAACTCTTGAATTTCAAAATAAAAGAGTCACAAGTAGGCCTCGTAGATAGAGTGTGCTTTGAGTTCCCTCGGGTGAAAGACGGATTACGCGCATTGAAAAATCTGAATCTCAATAACTGCAATCTAATAGATGGAGGACTTCCGGAAGACATTGGATCGTTGTCCTCTTTGGAAGCGTTGTCTCTCAAAGGAAATAATTTTGAGCATTTGCCTCTAAGCATAGCCCAACTTGGTGCTCTTCGATTCTTGTGCTTATCAGATTGCAAGAGGCTTAAGGAGTTGCCACGTTTCATGGGGATGCCAAATTTGGATTCTTTGGATCTGGGCAATTGCAATGATCTTGAAGAGGTTGACGATTCACTGGGGTATTGCGGTAAACTCTTTTGGTTAAAGTTGGATTATTGCACAAGCCTTAAGAGGTTTCCATGTGTTAATGTGGAATCTCTTAATTTTCTCTACCTACGAGATTGCTCTAGTTTagagaaatttccagaaatcagGGGAAGAATGAATCTGAAGTTAAAGATTGAGATGAAAGACTCTGGGATAAGGGAACTGCCATCATCTTATTTTCAGTCCGGAACTCATCTTACAAAGCTAGATTTGAGCTTTATGAAACACTTTGTAGCTCTTCCAAGCAGCATTGGCATGCTGAAAAGCTTGGTGGAGCTAAATGTGTGTTTTTTCTCAAGCCTTGAGATCTTGCCAGAAGAGATAGGAGATTTAGAAAACTTGGAGAAGCTTGATGCCAGGGGTACTCTAATTTCACGTCCTCCGTCTTCCATTGCCCGATTGAACAAGCTTAAATTCTTGAGTTTTACAAAACATATATCAGAAGTAGGCCTCCAAGATGGAGTGTGCTTTGTGTTTCCTTCGGTGAATGACGGATTACGCTCATTGGAACGACTGTATCTCAGTTATTGCAATCTGAAAGATGGAGGACTTCCGGAAGACATTGGATCCTTGTCCTCTTTGAAAGAGTTGTATCTCAATGGAAATAATTTTGAGAATTTGCCTCGAAGCATAGCCCAACTTGGTGCTCTGCGAATCTTGGACGTATCAGATTGCCTGAAGCTTACACAGCTGCCAGAATTTCCACAACAATTAGTTAGAATAGATGCAGACTGGAGCAATGATTGGATCTGTAATTCGTTGTTTCAGAATATCTCTTCATTGCAGCATCACTTCTCTGCTTCAGATTCCTTGTCACTAAGAGTGTTTATCAGCGGGGGGAAGAATATCCCAAGTTGGTTCCACCACCAAGGAAAGAATACAATTGTATCTGTCAATTTGCCTGAGAATTGGTACGTACCTGATAACTTCTTGGGATTTGCTGTATGTTACTCTGGCATGTTAGGTAAAAGCACAGCTCAATTGATTCCCTTATGTGATGACGGGATGTCGACGATGACCCAGGAACTTGCCTTACCCAACCATCCATACTATGATAGAATATTTTTAAATTCTACTACTCAAATTTTTTTGGTGCCTCTTGCTGTCTTATGGGATACATCAAAGGCAAATGGAAAAACACCAAATGATTATGGGCTGATTAGGTTATTTTTCTATGGAGAATGGAAGAAATTTGGATTACGTTTGCTGTATAAAGATGAACCTAAGATTGGGAAAAGGTAGAGCAGATATGACGATAGTGAAGCGAGTTCCTCCTCTTGTAAGAAACAAAGGTCACATTATAATATTAGTGGGAGCCAGAAAGTTACTCTGCCATTTTGAAAAGATTTCATAAGTTTAGGTTTGATTCACAAAATTGTAATGTCAATTAGACAAGGCAGCTTTACCTGCATGAGAATCTGCTTTCATTGGTAAGTCTTGTATTGGAATTAAATGTTAGCTTTCTAAGTTCTATCCTATACTCAAATTTGTTTTTGGACTTGTTCATTTATGATGGTTCTTTTAACAACTTTGTTGGCTCTAAAATAGTTATTTTATATAAGCGTTTAGTTTCTTTAATTAGTTTATTCACCTTTTCAATGAGAATGAAATACTGGGCTTTCTCCTTAATAATTAATTTTCATGCCAGGGCATATGCTGAGGAGTTTATGCGGTAGTTGCCACTATTTGATCAACAATTGGCTAAGCATAGGCAAGAGATTGAAGATGTTA from Lycium barbarum isolate Lr01 chromosome 10, ASM1917538v2, whole genome shotgun sequence includes:
- the LOC132615305 gene encoding TMV resistance protein N-like isoform X2; its protein translation is MASSSSTRSLQLPQRKYDVFLSFRGEDTRKNFTSHLHEVLRNRGIFTFLDEERLEHGDSIPDELVKAIKDSQVAVIIFSKKYATSRWCLNELVKIMECKDNNKQTVIPVFYNVNPSDVRNQRESFAEAFAKHESNYKDDIEGMQKVQGWKKALSEVANLKGCDTCDRIESECIRELVDQISSKLRKTSSSYLQTVVGIDTHLKEVNSLLKMEIDDVRIVGIWGMGGIGKTTIARAIFDTLYYQFEAASFLANIKENEKKYNLHSLQNTLLSDLLRRKDNYVSNEYDGKNMIQSRLHSLKVLIVLDDVDHSDHLENLAGDHGWFGNGSRVIVTTRYRHLIENDDAIYEVPILPDREAGQLFNQYAFKKEVPNDLFTKLSSEVVNHAKGLPLALKVWGSLLRKKGLTQWRRTVDQIKKNSNLEIVEKLKISYDGLEREEKRIFLDIACFFRGYKKEKVMQILESCGFGAKCGLDVLIEKSLVFLSKYDEIEMHDLIQDMGKYIVKMQKDAGECSRLWDSEDFEEVMGTKAMEAIWVRHIQKLCLSKKAMKKMKKLRMLCIMGFDTYDGSIEYLPNSLRWFVLKSYPWESLPQKFEPERLIYLDLERSSLRHLWTGIKRFPYLRELNLTGSEHLMRTPDFKGMPNLEYLDLSDCTNLEEVDESLGYCSKLIKCDLWDCSSLKRFPCVNLESLKYLGLRLCSSLEEFPEVKGRSKLGLKIKIEGSGGWLQIRGLLIKIDGSGIREIPSSFFQFGAHFTKLYLNFLEHLVALPSSIGTLKSLVKLDVSDCSRLEILPEEIEYLENLEKLDAHNTLISRPPSSIIHLNKLKLLNFKIKESQVGLVDRVCFEFPRVKDGLRALKNLNLNNCNLIDGGLPEDIGSLSSLEALSLKGNNFEHLPLSIAQLGALRFLCLSDCKRLKELPRFMGMPNLDSLDLGNCNDLEEVDDSLGYCGKLFWLKLDYCTSLKRFPCVNVESLNFLYLRDCSSLEKFPEIRGRMNLKLKIEMKDSGIRELPSSYFQSGTHLTKLDLSFMKHFVALPSSIGMLKSLVELNVCFFSSLEILPEEIGDLENLEKLDARGTLISRPPSSIARLNKLKFLSFTKHISEVGLQDGVCFVFPSVNDGLRSLERLYLSYCNLKDGGLPEDIGSLSSLKELYLNGNNFENLPRSIAQLGALRILDVSDCLKLTQLPEFPQQLVRIDADWSNDWICNSLFQNISSLQHHFSASDSLSLRVFISGGKNIPSWFHHQGKNTIVSVNLPENWAYAEEFMR
- the LOC132615305 gene encoding TMV resistance protein N-like isoform X1, with protein sequence MASSSSTRSLQLPQRKYDVFLSFRGEDTRKNFTSHLHEVLRNRGIFTFLDEERLEHGDSIPDELVKAIKDSQVAVIIFSKKYATSRWCLNELVKIMECKDNNKQTVIPVFYNVNPSDVRNQRESFAEAFAKHESNYKDDIEGMQKVQGWKKALSEVANLKGCDTCDRIESECIRELVDQISSKLRKTSSSYLQTVVGIDTHLKEVNSLLKMEIDDVRIVGIWGMGGIGKTTIARAIFDTLYYQFEAASFLANIKENEKKYNLHSLQNTLLSDLLRRKDNYVSNEYDGKNMIQSRLHSLKVLIVLDDVDHSDHLENLAGDHGWFGNGSRVIVTTRYRHLIENDDAIYEVPILPDREAGQLFNQYAFKKEVPNDLFTKLSSEVVNHAKGLPLALKVWGSLLRKKGLTQWRRTVDQIKKNSNLEIVEKLKISYDGLEREEKRIFLDIACFFRGYKKEKVMQILESCGFGAKCGLDVLIEKSLVFLSKYDEIEMHDLIQDMGKYIVKMQKDAGECSRLWDSEDFEEVMGTKAMEAIWVRHIQKLCLSKKAMKKMKKLRMLCIMGFDTYDGSIEYLPNSLRWFVLKSYPWESLPQKFEPERLIYLDLERSSLRHLWTGIKRFPYLRELNLTGSEHLMRTPDFKGMPNLEYLDLSDCTNLEEVDESLGYCSKLIKCDLWDCSSLKRFPCVNLESLKYLGLRLCSSLEEFPEVKGRSKLGLKIKIEGSGGWLQIRGLLIKIDGSGIREIPSSFFQFGAHFTKLYLNFLEHLVALPSSIGTLKSLVKLDVSDCSRLEILPEEIEYLENLEKLDAHNTLISRPPSSIIHLNKLKLLNFKIKESQVGLVDRVCFEFPRVKDGLRALKNLNLNNCNLIDGGLPEDIGSLSSLEALSLKGNNFEHLPLSIAQLGALRFLCLSDCKRLKELPRFMGMPNLDSLDLGNCNDLEEVDDSLGYCGKLFWLKLDYCTSLKRFPCVNVESLNFLYLRDCSSLEKFPEIRGRMNLKLKIEMKDSGIRELPSSYFQSGTHLTKLDLSFMKHFVALPSSIGMLKSLVELNVCFFSSLEILPEEIGDLENLEKLDARGTLISRPPSSIARLNKLKFLSFTKHISEVGLQDGVCFVFPSVNDGLRSLERLYLSYCNLKDGGLPEDIGSLSSLKELYLNGNNFENLPRSIAQLGALRILDVSDCLKLTQLPEFPQQLVRIDADWSNDWICNSLFQNISSLQHHFSASDSLSLRVFISGGKNIPSWFHHQGKNTIVSVNLPENWYVPDNFLGFAVCYSGMLGKSTAQLIPLCDDGMSTMTQELALPNHPYYDRIFLNSTTQIFLVPLAVLWDTSKANGKTPNDYGLIRLFFYGEWKKFGLRLLYKDEPKIGKR